The genomic region GGATCAGAAGAGTAGATAAAGGCTTTTTCATCAATCTCTAAAATAGTATTAATTAATTCACGTTCTTTCTTTCGAATTGCCAGTACATTTAATACCAAGCGACTTCCATGTCTACCTTGCGCTTGGGTAATTGTGACACCGTACCCAGCTTCCCATAGTTTATCGGGTAATTTTGTTTCTTGGTCGGAGGTCATCACCGTCATCATGGTATAACCTAGAGCTAACCAATCTTCTATTTTAATCCCTAAGGCAATCCCCACGCCATAGCCAACAGCATAGGAAGCTAAATTGAGTGGGTTATCTAAACTACTCATGACGATACTTAACCCCGTTACATAAATGACAATCTCTACCATACTCAACAATGGCGCAAATAGACGGTAACCTTTTATGGTTAGCATAAAACGTATCGTGTTCAACGTTACGTAGACAAAACTAATAATAAATATTTGTAAAATTAACAGCATTCTAATCTAACACCTCAGTCATTATTCTGCAGGATATGTAACATACTCTCCAGTTAGTAAATCCATTTCTTGTAATTCTTGTGTTTCGTCATTATAACGGAACATGCCTATCATACTCGCGACTTCTTCACCATCTTCACGGACTTCAATCGTTGCAATTTGATCTTCGATGGGATGAATGAGGAATAGATAGTCCCCTTCTGAGTAACCAGTCGCTTCTGTAATCGCTGCTTTTGCGCGTTCAATCAAGGTCGTTTCTTCTGAGTTGAGCTCTGTTACGTCTTCAAATGATTCTTGAGAACTTTCCACAAGCACTTCTTCTGAGCTCTCTTTTGAACTTTCTTCAAAATTTTCTTCAACGCTTTCTTCTATTAAAGTGCTAGATGATTCCTCTTGTATTTCTTCAGAAACACTTTCGGAAATCGACTCTATTACTTGAGAAGACTCCGAGATAGAAACTGATTGCTTGTCCGGTTCTACCTCAGTTGTACTGTTACAAGCCACTAGTAGGCTACTTGTTGCTATAAATAAAGACATTTTTCTAATATTCATCTCAAAACCCCTTCTCTAAAAACTGTTTTATAGTGCTGGTGATTCTGTTAAATCCCTTAAATCAAATTCTTTCACATTATCTGGCCCTCTCATAACGGATCGAACGACGTTAAGCGATCCTTCTTCATCACTTTTGACGTGCCACCTTACAAGTTGGATTTCCTCTCCCACTATTTCAATAGCGGTAATAATGGTTGGATAAACACAACAGCCCGTATTGAAGTAAGGTAAGGCATTTTTTCGGGGATATTTAAACCGATGGGTGTGCCCACAAATGAGCATCATCTTGTTTTCAGCAATCCACTTACTATAGTTCTTTTCAATTTTGTGTCGTCGACTAATATTTTTAACCGGGCTTGACGGGTTGCGAATCCCAAAAGCATGTAGGAAACGCCAAAAATACTTGAGTGACAACATGGTTAAGACCCAAAACTGATCATTCGGTGCATCACCTTGATGCCCATGAACGGTTAATATTTCTTGCCCCGTTCGCGTATGTTTCAAAACAAGCGCTTCAATAGGTTTAAGTCCTTCCAAAAAACTGTAGAAGGTTTCATGATATTCGTCGTAGTTTGTGTAATAATGCCTCTCCACATAACTAGGATCTTTTAAATAAATATTGTGGTTCCCCCACATCATGATAAAGCGGTCCTCATCAAAAAATTGTTTAATAGTAGAAAAAATCGCTGGATGGGCATTTTTAATATACTTGACGTCTTGATATTCCCAGAGTTCGTCGCCATCTCCTGCTTCTACATAGGTAAAATCATTGCGATAATAGTATTCGAGTGCATACTGGAAGATATTCCTATTCCTTGTAAATTCATCCGATAAACTCCCATCACCACGGTGGTGATCACTAATAAAAACATATTTCGTTGTTTCATCAAAGGGTTCAACGCGTGCACCTTCATAGGCGCCAGTCAATCTTTGCTTGGTAAACATACTCTCACCCCTAGCTCGTTCTTGATTTCTTTCTTAAGTATACTTGAAAGAGTGAAAAACTAAAAGATTTGTCGTTTAAAGAAAAAAATACTGCTAGAAAGTATCTAGCAGTAAATCCATTCTATTTGATGACAAGTTGAACTTTATCATTAAAATAACTACGATATGCCAAGTAACTGGAGATCATCGTGGAGAATCCTGTTGTAGAAATCAGCATAAACATGACAATAATTTGATAGCGAATCGCCGCAATAGGATCAACACCCGCAAAAATCATCCCCGACATCATACCCGGTAAACTCACTAAACCAACTGTTTTTGTTGTGTCTACGGTTGGCCCCATTGCGGATTTAATGCTAGCACGAATAATTGACTGCGATGCTTGGCTTGCGTTTGCCCCTAGAGAAAGGCGTTCTAGTACTTGTTGACGCTGATCGGTATATTTAGACCGCATTGTACGGTAACCAACCCCAATTGCGGTCATGGCGTTACTAGCAATCATTCCCGTAATCGGGATAATCTGTGAAGGAATCCATTTCAATGCGCCAGAAAACAGCATCACTCCAAGTGAGACGAAGGTTCCAACACCAATTGCTAATAAGGAAATAGCAAAAGAATGATCAATTCCTTCCGCACTCTTGGCTCCCTGAAAGGCCGCATTAAAAATAATAAAGAGAACCATCACAAAGGTCACAATCGTATTATCAATTTCAAAGATATAACCTAGTATGTACCCAATGGCAAAGAGTTGCACCACTGTTCGAATCGTCGCAATGATAATATCTTTTCTTAACCCTAATTTTTCTTTGGAATCTATGATTAAAGCAATCACAATGAGTAGTCCGGTTAAAGCTAGTGATAAATTTGAAATATTTAAATCAGGCATGTGTATCTACCTCCACTTGGCCAGCAACTATTTCCATCGTCTTAGTCGCATTTTTAATTTCTTCTGTGTTATGGGTAACCCACAGAACAGTCACGCCTTCTTCTTGATTAAACCGGCGGATGGCTTCACCAATGTCATGGCGTGTCGCTTCATCTAATGAGCTAGTCACTTCATCCAGAAGCA from Jeotgalibaca dankookensis harbors:
- a CDS encoding ABC transporter permease, with the translated sequence MPDLNISNLSLALTGLLIVIALIIDSKEKLGLRKDIIIATIRTVVQLFAIGYILGYIFEIDNTIVTFVMVLFIIFNAAFQGAKSAEGIDHSFAISLLAIGVGTFVSLGVMLFSGALKWIPSQIIPITGMIASNAMTAIGVGYRTMRSKYTDQRQQVLERLSLGANASQASQSIIRASIKSAMGPTVDTTKTVGLVSLPGMMSGMIFAGVDPIAAIRYQIIVMFMLISTTGFSTMISSYLAYRSYFNDKVQLVIK
- a CDS encoding DUF2179 domain-containing protein, with protein sequence MLLILQIFIISFVYVTLNTIRFMLTIKGYRLFAPLLSMVEIVIYVTGLSIVMSSLDNPLNLASYAVGYGVGIALGIKIEDWLALGYTMMTVMTSDQETKLPDKLWEAGYGVTITQAQGRHGSRLVLNVLAIRKKERELINTILEIDEKAFIYSSDPKYVRGGFWSKRVR
- a CDS encoding serine/threonine protein phosphatase; translated protein: MFTKQRLTGAYEGARVEPFDETTKYVFISDHHRGDGSLSDEFTRNRNIFQYALEYYYRNDFTYVEAGDGDELWEYQDVKYIKNAHPAIFSTIKQFFDEDRFIMMWGNHNIYLKDPSYVERHYYTNYDEYHETFYSFLEGLKPIEALVLKHTRTGQEILTVHGHQGDAPNDQFWVLTMLSLKYFWRFLHAFGIRNPSSPVKNISRRHKIEKNYSKWIAENKMMLICGHTHRFKYPRKNALPYFNTGCCVYPTIITAIEIVGEEIQLVRWHVKSDEEGSLNVVRSVMRGPDNVKEFDLRDLTESPAL